The stretch of DNA TTCGGCAAGTCGGTACTCGTCTATGCGGTCCAATCCAGGACGTAACGGACCATCTAGGGCCACGGCATGAAATTCCTGATCACCCACGAGTTCACGAAGCGTTCTCTGACGGGCCTCATAATCAGTGGGGATGTGGTGAACGTCGAAACTGATTCTATTCTCAGTCCAGCGGAGCAGACACGCTCCAGTCGTATCAATTTGTTCGGACCAACCAACGTCGATCCCTAACACTTGCCCGCTGGCTTCAGTGTCCCGTAGAGGTTGTTCATTCATGCTCCACCTCCCATGACTGGCAGATAAACGTAGAGCCCCAAAACATCGGGGGGCAGTTGCGGCTCGATGCTGTACTTCACACCGGTGCGACGCGCGGCAGTGCGGACTCGTTGATGAGCGTCCAGCAGTTCTTTACCGTGGGCTTCGGCGATTTCATCGAGTCGTGGGCGGACGTGCTGAAACTCGTCGATCACCTTTTGAATAAAGTTGCGGGCGACATCATCGGTGACGTTTTCATCAGGCTTGGCGAGTAACAACGATTCGGCATCGGCTCGATCCAACCAATCCGCCGTCGACGGAGCGCTGCGGAAACCGACGATTTGCGTGTCTTCGGCAAGCAACGGACTGACCTCTTCGCCTAGAGTGGTGATGATGTGATACCGTAGGCGGAGCAACAGCAGTGTGGTGCGAGTCTTCACGGCTTTGGTGCGGATGACACCGCAACGAGCCGCTGGGACCGGACCGACGCCAGCTGTGCCATCATCCAAGGCCGAGTCCATCACGTAGGTGGCAAGTCCTTCGGTGATGGGATGCGTTCGTGAGAGATAAAATTCCTTGTCGGAAACGGGCAACTCAAACCGGCCGGCAAACGTGAGATTGTCGCGGATGGATTCGCGGACAGCCCGAGGCGATTCGGTAAGATCGAATTCAAAGTGACCGTCACGGCCGCCGACCACGCCGCGATATGCCTTCACGCTGGATGTGACAAAATTCTCGACGTCGGTGGACGATCCGATCGCAGATTGAATCTGTTCAACTTCCTTGGCAACTTCATCTGGCTTGATGGTGTGCTGTGCGAACAGCGAGCGGCTTTTCTTTTCTCTATCGGCGGCGTTCTGCCACTCGTCATTGAACTCCGTTGTCATCGGTTTGGTTTCTTCGTCGTCTTCAAACGGCAGTTGCTGCTGTTGAGTGTCTTTACGGCGAAGTAGCAGACCTTCGTACAACGCCTCCAGCACCGCGTTGCTAGTGGTGGGTACGGGGACGGAAACGCCGGTCGCTTTGCGGATTCGTTTGTGCTTATCAATCAGCACTTCCAGGACCACGCCGTCGATCTGGTTATCAGTGCCGTAGTAGGTCATCACTTTGACTTCCGGTTTTGGCTGACCAAATCGATCGACACGACCTTCACGTTGTTCGTGTCGGGTTGGATTCCAGCTCAGGTCGTAGTGAATGACCGAATCGAACAGGTGCTGAAGGTTGATACCTTCAGACAGACAGTCGGTGCAGACAAGCACGTATTTGTCATGTTCGCGTAATTCGGCGATACGCTGTTCACGCTCGGCGGGAGGAATCTGCCCGGTGACAGCGATGACTCGCACGCCTTTGGGCAACTTCTGACGAAGCTGTTCCGCCACATACTCTGCAGTAGCAATAAACCGGCAGAACAAGATTGGGCGACTGCCATCGGAGACCAGTGCCTTGACGATGGGGATGATGCTGAGCAGTTTGGGGTCGCCATCGCCTTCCAGCTTGTCAGCCGCTCGTGCCATGTCGAGCAAACGTTTCCGTTCACGGTTGACGGAAGACTCGTCGGCTTCTAGGTCAGTAATGTCTGCACCGGCCACCATGTCTTGTGTTTCACTGGAGTCGTCGGATTCATCGTCGAACACCAACGGACGACTGATTTCATCAACTTCTTCGGGGGATTCGGCAGAGATCGCCTGCAACTTATTGCGGAGTGTTGCGGCGGCAGCGGCTGGACTGCTGGCGAGTGCTCGAAGAAGCGCCAAGGCTGCCCACCAGCGAACGCGTTGCCGGACGCCTGACATGCCCTCGGAATCTTCAACCACTTCTCGGGCGTAGTTCAGCAGACGGTCGAAGAGCTTGCGATAGTCTGAGTTGCCGAGCTTGTAGGATTTCTCCTGTTCAAGCCGGTCAGGGAACGAAGTATCCGATTCCAGATAATGGCGAATGTCTCCGCGCCGGCGCTGGACGAAGTAACGAGCGAGTCGCTCTCTGTGCTTACGATTACCGTCACCGGAAAGGTTTGTTGGCAGCTCGGCAAATTCCGGGTTTAGTAATCCGAGAAGCGACCGGAAACCTTCTTCATTGCCGGAGTGAGGTGTCGCCGTCACCAGGACGATGTGTCGATCTGGTTTCTCGGCCAATGCCTTGACGACCTCGTGTCGCTGCTGCCGTGTGCTGACTCGTCCCGGCTGAGCAGATGAGGTACAGGTATGAGCTTCGTCCACAATGACCAGTTCGGGGCAGGCTCGAATGAAGTCGTCACGCCGGGATTCGCTTTTGATATAGTCCAGCGACACGATGGTGTAAGGGAATACGTCGAACACGGACCGGTTACCGCAAATACGGTCTAGCCGGCGAGCAGTATTGGACAGTACCAGTTCGGCTTCGATGTGAAACTTGTCTTGCAGTTCGTCCTGCCACTGTTCCGCAAGATGAGGGGGACAAAGGACAGCCATCCGCTGGACTTCAGCGCGATCGAGCAATTCGCGAGCGATCAGCAACGATTCAACCGTCTTTCCGATCCCGACGTCATCGGCAATCAGGAGGCGGATCGGGTCGAGCTTGAGAGCCATGAGTAGTGGCACGAGCTGATAGGGACGAGGTTCAACGGCAATTTTGCCAAATGACCGGAATGGCCCCGCACTTGAGCGAAAACCAAGGCGAATAGCATCTCGCAGCATGAGGCAGGATTGAAAATCTCCCAGGCGAGCCGGATTGGGCAAATCGAAACTAGCCGGAGCGACTGTTTCAAGCTCCGTGTCGATGCCAGCGACTTCTGCATCTGTGCCACCCAATGGCCGCACAACGAGGAAATCTTCTTTCGATTCCGGCAACACGACCCATTCGCGGCCGCGCGCTCTTACTAATGTCCCAACAGTAAAACTCATGAACTGGTTCCCGCACTGTTATCTATTTGTTTCAGAAATTCGGATGGCTTCCCAACCGACGTCACGAACACTTCGTCGCGAGCACGTGTGATTGCGACGTACAGCAACTGCCGTTCGCGTTCGTAGGCAGCGTCGTAGTCTCCCTGATCACGGAGTTTGCCGAGTGTGTACGAATGCGGGACGACGTTGTGATTGCAGTCAACAATAAAGACGGCTTTGAATTCCAGCCCCTTCGCACGGTGCATGGTGCCAAGATTGATGCCGCCTGTTTCGCTGAGGTCTTCGTTGTCGCTGAGATCATTGATGTCCAAGCCGGCGTCATGGAACACGCTACGCAACGGTTTCAGGTACTTGCCCGAGCGAGCGAAGATGGCGATCTCTCTCGGAGAGATTCCCTGCGTCTGCAATGACTGAATCTGACTCAGGACGAAGGCTTCCTGTTCTGACTGATTGGCAAACTGCTTGATTGTCGGTAACGGCCCATTCAAGAGACTTTGTGATCGGCGATCCTCTGTCCCTTCGTTAAAATCGTCGGAAGCACCGGCCAGCATGCGATCGGCGAAGCGTCGAATTTGCTCCGTGGTCCGATAGTTGATCCGCAGGATGTGTGAGCGGCCTCGAATGTCGATGCCCAGTTTCTTCAGGCTGAACCCACCGGGATAGATTCGCTGGCCAGCGTCGCCCAGCACCATCAGGTCTCCGGGATTCGTGGCTGACAAAGCGCTGAGCAGTTGCAGTTCCTGCGGCTGTAAATCCTGAACTTCGTCAACGATGACAGCGTCGAAGGGACTCTCAACCGTTCCATCCTGAAGTGCTTCGCGGGCGACGCGGCAAATCCCCGACCATGGATAGGCATGGGCTGCGGTCAGGTCGCTCCACACGCGTTCAAAAACTTTCCAGCAATCTTTGCGTTGCTTGATCGTCAGTGGCTTGCCACGACCGGTGCGCACTGCGTCCCGATACTCATCCCAGGTAGAAATTCCCTGCGGCTCGATTACACCCGACCATTCGTGCGACAGGAATCCTGTATCGAATAGATAACCGCCGTGTCCATGGTGCCGTTTGATCAATGCTTCGATCTTGTCAGCATCAACCGGGTGAATTTTGGGGATGGACGCTTTGGCAAGGGCGAGTGCCTGCTTATGGACCGTGCTGACCGTGATACGGCTTTCAACCGAAGCATCGAATTCCTGCTGGGCTCCAGCGCAAAGGACATGAATGTTGTGTTCAATGTTCCGGCACAGCGTTGTGACGTAGGACGTCAACAGCACTCGCTTGCCCTCCGCTGCCAAACGACGTGCTCGGTGCATTCCTACGACGGTTTTGCCGGTGCCTGCCGCCCCGGAAACCTTCGCCGGTCCGTTGTAGTCCTTGCTGACTAGCAATCGCTGTGACGGATGGAGAAAGCGGACCCAGTCTTCGATAGGACGATCAAGGATACTAGCCAACTCGGCAGCATCCTGTACGACCCAAAACCGTCGCAAGTTATCAGGGTTCTGTTCGACCGGCGTTGTTGGAGAAACTGGCTTTGGCGGTGTGACCAGTTCGCCAGTGGATAGCGTCAGCAGGCTTTCCGCCACTTCTTCGGGTAGTTTTTGGCAAACCGTCAGCAGTTGATCGTCGTTTTGAATCTGCCGGGTGATTGTGAGCCAGTCTTCCGGGACGCCCAGACTCAACAGGTACTCGTCGTCGTAGTCGGCGAATATTTTTGGAGCTTCGTAGTACGGCTGAGAGGCTTTGATCGCTTCTTGCACGCCCTCCGTGGTCTCGACAATTTGTAGCGTCCCGGTCACCGGGTGATTTTCAATTCGGCGATGCTCCGCCCAACGGTAAGCATCCTCGTGATGTCCCGCGTATAACAGCGTCAGCATGCCGTCGCTTTGATGCAGGATGGTGCGCAAGTCCTGTGTGATTCGCGCCGACTTCATGCTGGAATCTTTGGCCCCCTGTATCGTCTCGAAGTTCAATCCAGGACTGCCGGGGTCTTCCATGAACTTCGTCAGGAAGTCCAATACCCGGCCACGGTCAGGCGTGCTGAGCTTTTTAGTTGATGCGGAAAAGGTCTTGGAGATGCTGACTGCACTCATCGCGCATCCCCCAATGCCGCGAGGATTGCTTCAGCGGCCTCAGCATCAGCGGGATCGACCGCAACCGCCTTGTGGCCCTGTGATTGAATGGCTTCGAGTATTTTTGGGACGCCATCTTCGCCAGCATTGACGACCCAGAGATGTCCGTCATCTTTGGCGATGTCTATAACGTAGGAGCCAAGGACGCGGCCATTCGATGCCACGTCGCCACCAGGTTCAATCAGCAAACTGTCGTCACCGGCAAGCTGTTCAATAACAGAATGCCAGGGCGTCGGAAACAGATCGAGATCAAGTTCCTCCTCTTCTTCGACTGTCGGAACGGTGATCGAACTGACAACCTCGCGTGCGATGCCAAAGATATTGGGGTGGAGTGCAATAATCTCGTCCCACTCGGCTTCGTGATGGAATCTCAGCACCGTGATGCCAAAGTCATCCATTGCGGCGGTCTTT from Symmachiella dynata encodes:
- a CDS encoding ATP-dependent helicase: MSAVSISKTFSASTKKLSTPDRGRVLDFLTKFMEDPGSPGLNFETIQGAKDSSMKSARITQDLRTILHQSDGMLTLLYAGHHEDAYRWAEHRRIENHPVTGTLQIVETTEGVQEAIKASQPYYEAPKIFADYDDEYLLSLGVPEDWLTITRQIQNDDQLLTVCQKLPEEVAESLLTLSTGELVTPPKPVSPTTPVEQNPDNLRRFWVVQDAAELASILDRPIEDWVRFLHPSQRLLVSKDYNGPAKVSGAAGTGKTVVGMHRARRLAAEGKRVLLTSYVTTLCRNIEHNIHVLCAGAQQEFDASVESRITVSTVHKQALALAKASIPKIHPVDADKIEALIKRHHGHGGYLFDTGFLSHEWSGVIEPQGISTWDEYRDAVRTGRGKPLTIKQRKDCWKVFERVWSDLTAAHAYPWSGICRVAREALQDGTVESPFDAVIVDEVQDLQPQELQLLSALSATNPGDLMVLGDAGQRIYPGGFSLKKLGIDIRGRSHILRINYRTTEQIRRFADRMLAGASDDFNEGTEDRRSQSLLNGPLPTIKQFANQSEQEAFVLSQIQSLQTQGISPREIAIFARSGKYLKPLRSVFHDAGLDINDLSDNEDLSETGGINLGTMHRAKGLEFKAVFIVDCNHNVVPHSYTLGKLRDQGDYDAAYERERQLLYVAITRARDEVFVTSVGKPSEFLKQIDNSAGTSS
- a CDS encoding helicase-related protein gives rise to the protein MSFTVGTLVRARGREWVVLPESKEDFLVVRPLGGTDAEVAGIDTELETVAPASFDLPNPARLGDFQSCLMLRDAIRLGFRSSAGPFRSFGKIAVEPRPYQLVPLLMALKLDPIRLLIADDVGIGKTVESLLIARELLDRAEVQRMAVLCPPHLAEQWQDELQDKFHIEAELVLSNTARRLDRICGNRSVFDVFPYTIVSLDYIKSESRRDDFIRACPELVIVDEAHTCTSSAQPGRVSTRQQRHEVVKALAEKPDRHIVLVTATPHSGNEEGFRSLLGLLNPEFAELPTNLSGDGNRKHRERLARYFVQRRRGDIRHYLESDTSFPDRLEQEKSYKLGNSDYRKLFDRLLNYAREVVEDSEGMSGVRQRVRWWAALALLRALASSPAAAAATLRNKLQAISAESPEEVDEISRPLVFDDESDDSSETQDMVAGADITDLEADESSVNRERKRLLDMARAADKLEGDGDPKLLSIIPIVKALVSDGSRPILFCRFIATAEYVAEQLRQKLPKGVRVIAVTGQIPPAEREQRIAELREHDKYVLVCTDCLSEGINLQHLFDSVIHYDLSWNPTRHEQREGRVDRFGQPKPEVKVMTYYGTDNQIDGVVLEVLIDKHKRIRKATGVSVPVPTTSNAVLEALYEGLLLRRKDTQQQQLPFEDDEETKPMTTEFNDEWQNAADREKKSRSLFAQHTIKPDEVAKEVEQIQSAIGSSTDVENFVTSSVKAYRGVVGGRDGHFEFDLTESPRAVRESIRDNLTFAGRFELPVSDKEFYLSRTHPITEGLATYVMDSALDDGTAGVGPVPAARCGVIRTKAVKTRTTLLLLRLRYHIITTLGEEVSPLLAEDTQIVGFRSAPSTADWLDRADAESLLLAKPDENVTDDVARNFIQKVIDEFQHVRPRLDEIAEAHGKELLDAHQRVRTAARRTGVKYSIEPQLPPDVLGLYVYLPVMGGGA